In Deinococcus fonticola, the following proteins share a genomic window:
- a CDS encoding polysaccharide biosynthesis tyrosine autokinase — translation MTNEIREQQEVDLNVLWRGLKRRWQFILGSALLLMLISYAWSARQPAVYQASSNLIAANVQSQPQDAVFGNASVKAPPLPEGALAQALQSTPVIQDVIQNVRQTPDIPQEEKARLISALTGELSAQRLRTLSLTARLDNYGNGIYTVRASARTPAAARTLANVSAKALLNWDVNRALQQIKRAQTGFRAQLQQIDTQLDATTNRVERETLIARRATLEGNLAQVNILEVSANGVLSPLSDAVTPGRAVAPKPLRNAVLAGVLGLLLAISISALLTVTDRTIRLEDDLLPLGLPTLGVLPRLRQRSTLMLGIVRAARQSGSYEALGFLRVNLMTLLKDKNRPIVMVTSTAPGEGKTSTTATLADGFASNGQRVLIVDADLRRGTQENVWRKFNDQGQWQQLVGQGGARTTPEALTSPENVQVLEVAPNISLLPAGRGVQDSLGVLNRADIGHALTLWRQQFDIVLIDSAPLLALVDGLVLGKHADGVLLVVEHGQTKMTAIRSALRRAEHAGVNLLGFIINKSNADDSAYSYGYGYSYEPNSTETQKT, via the coding sequence ATGACCAATGAAATTCGGGAACAGCAGGAAGTTGACCTTAATGTGCTCTGGCGAGGTCTCAAACGGCGTTGGCAATTCATTCTCGGCTCGGCACTGCTGCTTATGCTGATCTCTTATGCCTGGTCGGCACGGCAACCGGCGGTGTATCAGGCCAGCAGCAATCTGATTGCCGCCAACGTTCAGAGTCAACCCCAGGACGCTGTGTTCGGTAATGCCAGTGTCAAAGCCCCGCCCTTGCCGGAAGGGGCGCTGGCCCAGGCGCTTCAGAGCACCCCCGTGATTCAGGACGTCATCCAGAATGTGCGCCAGACCCCTGATATTCCCCAGGAGGAAAAGGCCCGCCTGATCAGCGCGCTGACCGGCGAGTTGAGTGCTCAGCGGCTCAGAACCCTCAGCCTGACCGCGCGACTCGACAATTACGGGAACGGCATCTATACCGTGCGCGCCAGCGCCAGAACACCTGCCGCGGCCCGCACCCTGGCCAACGTCAGCGCCAAGGCCCTGTTGAACTGGGATGTCAACCGTGCGCTGCAACAGATCAAAAGAGCACAGACTGGTTTTCGTGCCCAGCTTCAGCAGATCGATACCCAGCTGGACGCCACCACCAACCGGGTAGAACGCGAAACCCTGATTGCCAGAAGGGCCACTCTCGAGGGCAACCTGGCGCAGGTCAATATCCTGGAAGTGTCGGCTAACGGCGTCCTCAGCCCGCTGTCCGACGCGGTCACGCCAGGCCGGGCAGTGGCCCCCAAACCCCTTAGAAACGCTGTGCTGGCGGGGGTGTTGGGGCTGCTGCTGGCCATAAGCATCAGTGCCCTTCTGACGGTCACGGACCGGACCATCCGGCTTGAAGACGACCTGTTGCCGCTGGGCCTTCCTACCCTGGGGGTCTTGCCGCGCCTGCGCCAGCGCAGCACCCTGATGTTAGGCATTGTGCGCGCGGCCCGGCAAAGTGGTTCTTACGAGGCGTTGGGGTTCTTGCGGGTCAATCTGATGACCCTGCTGAAAGATAAGAACCGCCCTATCGTCATGGTGACCAGTACCGCTCCAGGCGAAGGAAAGACCAGCACCACAGCCACGCTGGCTGATGGGTTCGCCTCCAACGGCCAGCGGGTGCTGATCGTGGACGCCGATTTGCGTCGCGGGACTCAGGAAAACGTCTGGCGCAAATTCAACGATCAGGGCCAGTGGCAGCAGCTGGTGGGGCAAGGCGGTGCCCGAACCACCCCCGAAGCCTTGACCAGCCCAGAGAATGTGCAGGTGCTGGAAGTGGCGCCCAACATCTCTCTCCTGCCCGCCGGCCGAGGCGTTCAGGACAGCCTGGGCGTCCTGAACAGGGCTGACATCGGCCACGCCCTGACTCTGTGGCGGCAACAGTTCGACATCGTACTGATCGATAGTGCTCCTTTGCTGGCCCTGGTGGACGGTCTGGTTCTTGGGAAGCATGCCGACGGTGTCCTGCTGGTCGTGGAGCACGGTCAGACCAAAATGACGGCCATCCGCAGCGCTCTGCGGCGTGCCGAGCATGCCGGCGTCAACCTGCTGGGCTTCATTATCAATAAATCCAATGCCGACGACAGTGCTTACAGCTACGGCTACGGGTACAGCTACGAACCCAATTCAACGGAGACCCAGAAAACATGA
- a CDS encoding SDR family oxidoreductase produces MHKILLTGGTGRLGQELQRLIPGIQAPGRSELDVTSADRTLELIQQARPQLIVHAAAYTNVGQAEQERERCWQINVAGTRHVALAANMIGAKLLHISTDYVFSGEQGNYRETDTPGPVVNFYALTKLVAEEAARLARQHLIVRTSFRPREFQYPVAFADVFTGQDYVDVIAPLIAEAVLHADQIPHELLHIVTERKSVYELARRRNPAVRQGSRADVKVVLPADVSLNTERWQALRGTWQPAETASDE; encoded by the coding sequence ATGCATAAAATTCTTTTGACCGGCGGTACAGGTCGCCTGGGCCAGGAACTCCAGCGCCTGATTCCGGGCATTCAGGCGCCTGGCCGTTCAGAACTGGATGTGACCAGTGCCGACCGAACGCTCGAGTTGATCCAGCAGGCCCGGCCGCAGCTCATTGTTCATGCCGCCGCCTATACCAATGTTGGCCAGGCAGAACAGGAACGCGAGCGCTGCTGGCAAATTAACGTCGCCGGAACCCGCCACGTGGCGCTGGCGGCTAACATGATTGGGGCAAAACTGCTCCATATCTCGACCGATTACGTCTTCAGCGGCGAACAGGGCAACTACCGCGAAACGGATACTCCCGGCCCGGTGGTCAATTTTTACGCCCTAACGAAACTGGTGGCCGAGGAAGCCGCGCGCCTGGCCAGACAGCACCTGATTGTCCGCACCAGTTTCCGTCCCCGTGAATTTCAGTATCCGGTGGCGTTTGCGGACGTGTTTACCGGACAGGACTATGTTGATGTGATTGCCCCACTCATCGCCGAGGCAGTTCTTCACGCCGACCAGATTCCGCACGAGCTGCTGCATATCGTCACCGAGCGCAAAAGCGTGTATGAGCTGGCACGCAGACGCAATCCAGCCGTGCGTCAGGGCAGCAGGGCGGACGTCAAGGTGGTGTTGCCGGCTGACGTTTCACTGAATACTGAGCGCTGGCAGGCCCTCAGGGGGACGTGGCAACCGGCTGAAACCGCCAGCGACGAATAA
- a CDS encoding O-antigen ligase family protein, protein MPSLTLWILGFYALSQQLPALFAPEPLLASVLALGRTLLILGLIGTGALLGSAARTRPLAWGLAAVFLTAIATNLFNQVDFFVYRLNHPYMTSVTLGLAGAVAVWLALFSAGRWYWRVPLGILALVVLLLSGSRGPLLAALVGVLSGLVLLRRKRYFLLVTVGVVAVAGGVMVGSRDTVQALGRLVQVDVSGREVVWRNTRTVIHEFPLNGVGSYRLGNYLSEPEQCLLFDVNTTRQQQSTCPGWLSTLGQPWLIAHNAILQQLAETGPAGLAGLLLLLGSVVTASFVRARPEPLAAAVVMGLLVSSITDNTLLVPSPFSAELFWLVAGTQLVNMKTERLQGALALGTLLPALLLSVPVLLLGWPGVGGKQGPGQQVQIQTLLAMQRVSSIKDYPVFVQFRLPPGQYMAALNTCTPTCRPLRTSVFGVTSDQSPMIQWEIPSLAAVPSQRLELLVYAQPSRGLQPLAVYHWEVKRRP, encoded by the coding sequence TTGCCCTCCCTTACTCTCTGGATTCTAGGCTTCTATGCCCTCAGTCAACAGCTGCCAGCCCTGTTTGCCCCCGAGCCGCTGCTGGCCAGCGTGCTGGCCCTGGGACGCACCTTACTGATCCTGGGCCTGATCGGGACAGGGGCGCTGCTCGGTTCGGCCGCAAGGACGCGCCCGCTGGCCTGGGGCTTGGCGGCGGTGTTCTTAACAGCCATCGCCACGAACCTGTTCAACCAGGTGGACTTCTTCGTTTACCGCCTGAATCACCCGTATATGACTTCCGTGACGCTGGGCCTGGCGGGGGCCGTGGCGGTGTGGCTGGCCCTGTTCAGTGCGGGCCGCTGGTACTGGCGCGTTCCTCTGGGCATTCTGGCGCTGGTCGTGCTGCTACTGTCGGGGAGTCGAGGGCCCCTGCTGGCCGCGCTGGTCGGTGTCCTGTCCGGCTTGGTTCTGCTGCGCCGCAAGCGTTACTTTCTGCTGGTCACGGTGGGCGTAGTGGCGGTGGCCGGCGGGGTGATGGTCGGGTCGCGTGACACTGTGCAGGCGCTTGGCCGGCTGGTGCAGGTGGACGTAAGTGGCCGGGAAGTGGTGTGGCGCAATACCCGGACAGTCATTCATGAGTTCCCCTTGAACGGGGTCGGCAGTTACCGCCTGGGCAATTACCTGAGCGAACCGGAGCAATGTTTGCTGTTCGACGTGAACACCACCCGGCAGCAGCAGTCCACCTGTCCCGGCTGGCTCAGTACCCTGGGACAACCGTGGCTGATCGCGCACAACGCGATCTTGCAGCAGCTCGCCGAGACCGGGCCGGCGGGTCTGGCGGGTCTCCTGCTGCTGCTAGGCAGCGTGGTGACCGCTTCGTTCGTGCGGGCGCGCCCGGAGCCGCTGGCGGCAGCCGTGGTCATGGGTCTGCTGGTCAGTAGCATCACGGACAACACCCTGCTGGTTCCCAGTCCCTTTTCGGCCGAGCTGTTCTGGCTGGTGGCCGGAACGCAGCTGGTGAACATGAAGACCGAAAGACTTCAGGGCGCCCTGGCCCTGGGAACGCTTTTGCCGGCCCTGCTGCTCTCTGTGCCGGTGCTGCTGCTGGGCTGGCCTGGCGTCGGTGGCAAGCAAGGGCCGGGCCAGCAGGTACAGATCCAGACCCTGCTGGCCATGCAGCGTGTCTCGTCCATCAAGGATTACCCCGTCTTCGTCCAGTTCAGGTTGCCGCCAGGACAATACATGGCGGCCCTGAATACCTGCACCCCCACTTGCCGTCCCCTGCGCACCAGCGTGTTTGGGGTGACCTCTGACCAGTCGCCCATGATCCAGTGGGAGATTCCCAGTCTGGCGGCGGTACCTTCTCAACGCCTTGAGCTGCTGGTGTATGCCCAGCCGTCCAGGGGGCTGCAACCTCTGGCGGTCTACCACTGGGAGGTCAAACGACGACCATGA
- a CDS encoding DUF4258 domain-containing protein has translation MTRHTVKPGQGTSPRATRPQPAKPQQEGQSKGVQAGNNLLALRAQLSRAEKAARRTPTPPPARAQTSTPLKPQREVELNGIATDDFSLKRAHTRLRDAVYDSRYHICPHAIQHARAEGFLEHDILHVLLAGRVRAVYPEDHRWLVCGYFEAHGVKLPLHAVVQHYRDGHVDIVTAFVPKHPHHIISRARLAVMLRYDDEQVKTRTAQTGNKVGYRSKGKWKKSA, from the coding sequence ATGACCAGACACACCGTGAAACCAGGCCAGGGAACGTCCCCACGGGCCACCAGGCCCCAGCCGGCCAAACCCCAGCAGGAAGGGCAAAGCAAAGGCGTGCAGGCCGGAAATAACCTGCTGGCTCTGCGCGCCCAGTTGTCCCGCGCTGAGAAAGCCGCCCGGCGCACGCCCACCCCTCCACCTGCCCGTGCCCAAACCAGCACCCCCCTGAAACCACAGCGGGAAGTGGAACTGAATGGCATCGCCACCGACGATTTCAGCCTGAAACGCGCCCACACCAGACTCCGCGACGCTGTTTACGACAGCCGATACCACATCTGCCCGCACGCCATCCAGCATGCCCGCGCCGAAGGCTTTCTGGAACACGACATCCTGCACGTACTGCTGGCCGGTCGTGTCCGCGCCGTCTACCCCGAAGACCACCGCTGGCTGGTGTGCGGGTACTTTGAGGCGCACGGCGTGAAACTCCCCCTTCACGCGGTGGTGCAGCACTACCGCGACGGCCACGTGGACATCGTGACGGCGTTCGTCCCCAAGCATCCTCACCACATCATCAGCCGTGCCCGCCTGGCCGTGATGTTGCGCTACGACGATGAACAGGTCAAAACCCGCACCGCCCAGACCGGCAATAAAGTCGGTTACCGCAGCAAAGGGAAGTGGAAGAAAAGTGCGTGA
- a CDS encoding GNAT family N-acetyltransferase, translated as MIRSMQVTDLPDVLALLHWMDAAPEREVFAPSARDGQELQLDCEDSTCLVDAGEDGVVAYCAIAPFRDGMVLEGPLSESGQVAGLLKKALEQAEGLPVYAFCSRENTPVRDALEAAGLTPMHSTAFYTAPLSHFKETDVPDGYALTNALSIADYRALYRAAEDAWAGRLDWMPEQFDAHFAREDVKLVALTRNGKPAGFAELEFHPDDARAEVTYLAVHPAERGQKLGRALLNLAAAEAARHPELRTLRTRAHDHMKAARTLYSHLGLRHSRSVVTYLLEGDEEA; from the coding sequence ATGATTCGCTCAATGCAGGTCACGGATTTGCCAGACGTTCTGGCCTTGTTGCACTGGATGGACGCTGCGCCGGAACGCGAGGTGTTCGCCCCAAGTGCGCGCGACGGGCAGGAGTTGCAACTGGACTGCGAGGACAGCACCTGCCTGGTCGACGCTGGCGAGGACGGCGTGGTGGCTTACTGCGCCATTGCGCCTTTCCGGGATGGGATGGTGCTGGAGGGCCCACTCAGCGAATCCGGTCAGGTGGCGGGCCTCCTGAAGAAGGCGCTGGAGCAGGCCGAGGGCCTGCCCGTGTACGCTTTCTGCTCGCGCGAGAATACCCCCGTGCGCGACGCGCTGGAGGCGGCCGGCCTGACGCCCATGCACAGCACGGCCTTCTACACGGCGCCGCTGTCTCACTTTAAGGAAACAGACGTGCCGGACGGTTACGCCCTGACAAACGCGCTGTCCATCGCGGATTACCGCGCCCTGTACAGGGCCGCCGAGGACGCCTGGGCAGGGCGCCTGGACTGGATGCCGGAACAGTTCGACGCGCATTTCGCGCGCGAGGACGTGAAACTGGTGGCCCTGACGCGAAACGGCAAGCCCGCCGGGTTCGCGGAACTGGAATTCCACCCGGACGACGCCCGCGCCGAGGTGACGTACCTGGCCGTTCACCCCGCCGAACGTGGGCAGAAGCTGGGCCGCGCCCTGCTGAACCTGGCTGCTGCCGAGGCCGCCAGGCACCCGGAACTTCGCACCCTGCGCACGCGGGCGCATGACCACATGAAGGCCGCCCGCACGCTTTACAGCCACCTGGGTCTGCGTCATAGCCGCAGCGTCGTGACCTACTTGTTGGAAGGGGACGAGGAAGCCTGA
- a CDS encoding VOC family protein yields MKANTTPHTKASEGPNVTLDHLIVAARTLQEGRAWLEGRLGVPLQPGGEHETFGTHNALLSLGPGAYLEVIAVNTAAPRPQRPRWFALDTPELNAKLRAGPQLIHWVAAVQSPLSGALELSRGANRWQLIVPDDGSLPTPGAAPTLIHWRTPPPPTTLPDAGVRLLELQLGTPEPDRLRGILNGLNFHGDVTVYDAPQVELKARLETPSGLVDL; encoded by the coding sequence CTGAAGGCCAACACCACCCCGCACACGAAGGCGTCAGAGGGGCCGAATGTCACGCTGGATCACCTGATCGTGGCCGCCCGCACCCTCCAGGAAGGCCGGGCGTGGCTGGAAGGTCGCCTGGGCGTTCCCCTGCAACCCGGTGGAGAGCACGAGACCTTCGGCACGCACAACGCCCTGCTGTCCCTGGGGCCGGGGGCTTACCTGGAAGTCATCGCGGTGAATACGGCTGCGCCCAGGCCACAACGCCCACGCTGGTTTGCGCTGGACACGCCCGAGTTGAACGCGAAACTCCGCGCCGGGCCGCAACTGATTCACTGGGTGGCCGCCGTACAGTCCCCCCTTTCAGGCGCACTGGAACTCTCACGCGGAGCCAACCGCTGGCAGCTCATCGTTCCCGACGACGGCAGCCTGCCCACGCCGGGCGCGGCCCCGACCCTGATTCACTGGCGCACGCCCCCGCCGCCCACCACCCTGCCGGACGCGGGCGTGCGCCTGCTGGAATTGCAACTGGGTACGCCCGAACCGGATCGGCTACGCGGCATCCTGAACGGCTTGAACTTCCACGGAGACGTGACCGTGTATGACGCCCCGCAAGTCGAGTTGAAAGCCCGGCTGGAAACCCCGAGCGGCCTGGTGGATTTGTGA
- a CDS encoding NUDIX hydrolase encodes MSRAANQWPTAPHQCAGVILRDDQNRILTVRQAYDLRLWGVPGGVVDPGETPHRAAVREALEEIGVHVELTGIIGSYLLMGGGWPDIQAYMFTANITAGTPRVVDKREIAALEWRSPADLPSPLLPDVAAALEDLRMGHAGAVRGVTRQLDLGRVPL; translated from the coding sequence GTGAGCCGAGCAGCAAACCAATGGCCGACAGCCCCGCACCAATGTGCCGGGGTTATTTTGCGCGACGATCAGAACCGCATCCTGACGGTCAGGCAGGCCTACGATCTGCGCCTATGGGGCGTGCCGGGCGGTGTGGTCGACCCCGGCGAAACGCCGCACAGGGCCGCCGTGCGCGAAGCCCTGGAGGAGATCGGCGTACATGTCGAACTGACGGGCATCATCGGCAGCTACCTGTTGATGGGCGGCGGCTGGCCGGACATTCAGGCCTATATGTTCACCGCGAACATCACCGCTGGCACACCGCGCGTCGTGGACAAAAGGGAAATAGCCGCGCTGGAATGGCGTTCGCCAGCCGATCTGCCTTCTCCCCTGCTGCCGGACGTCGCTGCCGCACTGGAGGACTTACGGATGGGACATGCTGGAGCGGTTCGCGGCGTGACCCGTCAACTCGACCTGGGCCGGGTTCCCCTGTGA
- a CDS encoding NUDIX domain-containing protein, which yields MTSGHTADYIADLRALIGDHPLNLMGAAAILLDAEGRVLLQKLAYRDVWGLPGGLCELAEAPEDTLRREVFEETALTVHAAQLLTLLTTPLRTLPNGHHTHCVQFHRIEEKRPNPISFPAARIFCFSLRSGYIAQNKRYHRNWYQAAFYTALYLVTGWEGEPVADGVESGELRFFAAHELPAPLRGVAGQWAAEWLRQRI from the coding sequence GTGACTTCTGGGCACACGGCGGATTACATTGCTGATTTACGCGCGCTGATCGGCGACCATCCGCTGAATTTGATGGGCGCGGCAGCCATTCTTCTGGATGCGGAAGGGCGTGTGCTGTTGCAGAAACTGGCCTACCGCGACGTGTGGGGCCTGCCAGGCGGCCTGTGCGAACTGGCCGAGGCGCCAGAGGACACGCTGCGCCGCGAGGTCTTTGAGGAAACCGCCCTGACGGTACACGCGGCCCAGTTGCTGACGCTGCTGACCACCCCGCTGCGCACCCTGCCGAACGGGCATCATACGCACTGCGTCCAATTCCATAGGATTGAGGAAAAACGCCCCAATCCTATTTCATTTCCCGCAGCGCGTATTTTTTGCTTCTCCCTCCGGTCGGGTTATATCGCCCAAAACAAGCGATATCACCGCAATTGGTATCAGGCAGCGTTCTACACGGCCCTGTACCTGGTGACCGGGTGGGAAGGCGAGCCCGTGGCCGACGGCGTGGAGAGCGGTGAACTGCGGTTCTTCGCCGCGCACGAGTTACCGGCGCCGCTGCGCGGAGTGGCCGGCCAGTGGGCCGCCGAGTGGCTAAGGCAAAGGATTTGA
- a CDS encoding glutamine--tRNA ligase/YqeY domain fusion protein: MTDTPSTPDAADRKPMVAPNFITEIIEKHLEEGKYPTVVTRFPPDPSGYAHLGHIFASFLDYRTAAQYGGKFNLRMDDTNPELVKQEYVDSMVDDLKWMGLDWEDRLYYASDYFGRYYEYAEQLVRQGDAYVDSVSAAEMSRLRGNAHTPGTPSPYRERSVEENLDLLRRMKAGEFENGAHVLRAKIDLSSPNMKLRDPVLYRIVKHPHFRQGDAWCIYPAYDFEHPLQDAIEGVTHSMCSLEFVDNRAIYDWLMEKLAFDPRPHQYEFGRRGLEYTITSKRKLRRLVQEGKVSGWDDPRMPTIRAQRRLGVTPEAIRHFASQIGVSRTNRTVDIAMYENAVRDDLNHRAPRVMAVLDPIKVTLTNLNAGQTLSLPYWPFDVVRDSPDGLVALPGGERVAPEQAVRDVLLTREIYIERDDFNPEPPKGYKRLTPGGTVRLRGAGVIRADDFQTDDAGQVTHIHASLLGEDAKAGGVIHWVSAEKALPAEFRLYDRLFRVPHPEGENEADDDDSAGISEHDAEQAQTPVDAGYMRYLTPDSLQVRRGFVEPSVLSDPSDTRYQFERQGYFWRDPVDSKEDALVFGRIITLKDTWAKEQKAEGAKQSAKKAPSNLAGDAKGISGEGRAEAQKAQPKQPSLSPQQEAEVARLTALGAAEADARTLAKDDALLTFVKGAVQDASFAQVASWIVNDLAVGVRAGDVKVKAADLAPLARMLAEDKITTRVARDALARAAASGDAPAAIIEREGLNAGLSDEDLQKAIEAVLNANLDKVEAYRGGKTALMGFFTGQVMRSTGGKAQPQKVAEALKAALEG, encoded by the coding sequence ATGACGGACACGCCCTCCACCCCCGACGCGGCGGACAGAAAGCCGATGGTCGCGCCCAATTTCATTACGGAAATCATCGAGAAGCACCTGGAGGAGGGGAAGTACCCCACGGTCGTGACGCGGTTTCCGCCTGATCCGAGTGGGTACGCGCACCTGGGGCATATTTTCGCTTCGTTTCTGGATTACCGCACGGCCGCGCAGTACGGTGGGAAATTCAACCTGCGCATGGACGACACGAACCCTGAGCTGGTCAAGCAGGAGTACGTGGACAGCATGGTGGACGACCTGAAGTGGATGGGGCTGGACTGGGAAGACCGGCTGTACTATGCCAGCGATTACTTTGGCCGCTACTACGAGTACGCCGAGCAACTGGTGCGGCAGGGAGACGCCTACGTGGACAGCGTGAGTGCGGCGGAAATGTCGCGCCTGCGCGGGAATGCCCATACGCCGGGGACGCCCAGCCCCTACCGTGAGCGGAGTGTAGAGGAGAACCTGGATTTGCTGCGCCGCATGAAGGCCGGCGAGTTCGAGAACGGCGCGCACGTGCTGCGGGCGAAGATCGACCTGAGCAGCCCCAACATGAAGCTGCGCGACCCGGTGCTGTACCGCATCGTGAAGCACCCGCACTTCCGCCAGGGCGACGCGTGGTGCATCTACCCCGCCTACGACTTCGAGCACCCCCTTCAGGACGCCATCGAGGGCGTGACGCACAGCATGTGCAGCCTGGAGTTCGTGGACAACCGCGCCATCTACGACTGGCTGATGGAGAAACTGGCCTTCGATCCGCGCCCGCACCAGTACGAGTTTGGCCGCCGGGGCCTGGAATACACCATCACCAGCAAACGCAAGCTGCGCCGGCTGGTGCAGGAAGGCAAGGTGAGCGGCTGGGACGACCCGCGCATGCCCACCATCCGTGCTCAGCGGCGACTCGGGGTAACGCCTGAGGCCATTCGGCACTTCGCGTCTCAGATTGGGGTGAGCCGCACCAACCGCACGGTGGACATTGCCATGTACGAGAATGCCGTGCGCGACGACCTGAACCACCGCGCCCCGCGTGTGATGGCGGTGCTCGATCCTATCAAGGTGACGCTCACAAACCTGAACGCTGGGCAGACCCTGAGTCTTCCCTACTGGCCGTTCGATGTGGTGCGCGACAGTCCCGACGGTCTGGTGGCCCTGCCGGGCGGCGAGCGCGTGGCCCCCGAACAGGCCGTGCGTGACGTGCTGCTCACCCGCGAGATCTACATCGAGCGCGACGACTTCAACCCCGAGCCGCCCAAAGGCTACAAACGCCTCACACCCGGCGGCACGGTGCGCCTGCGCGGAGCCGGCGTTATTCGCGCCGACGACTTTCAGACGGACGACGCCGGACAGGTCACGCACATTCACGCCTCGCTGCTGGGCGAGGATGCCAAAGCAGGCGGCGTGATTCACTGGGTCAGCGCCGAGAAAGCCCTGCCCGCCGAATTTCGCCTGTATGACCGCCTTTTCCGCGTGCCCCACCCCGAGGGCGAGAACGAAGCCGATGACGACGACAGCGCCGGCATCTCCGAACACGACGCCGAGCAGGCGCAGACGCCTGTAGACGCCGGGTACATGCGCTACCTCACGCCGGACAGCCTGCAAGTCAGACGGGGGTTCGTGGAGCCCAGCGTCCTGAGCGACCCGTCCGACACCCGTTACCAGTTCGAGCGTCAGGGCTACTTCTGGCGCGACCCGGTGGACAGCAAAGAAGACGCGCTGGTGTTCGGGCGAATCATCACGCTGAAAGACACCTGGGCCAAGGAACAGAAGGCAGAAGGCGCAAAGCAGTCGGCGAAAAAGGCTCCTTCCAACCTCGCGGGGGACGCGAAGGGCATTTCAGGCGAAGGCCGGGCCGAGGCGCAGAAAGCTCAGCCTAAACAGCCTTCCCTTTCCCCTCAGCAGGAGGCTGAGGTCGCGCGCCTGACCGCTCTGGGCGCGGCCGAAGCCGACGCGCGGACGCTGGCGAAGGATGACGCCTTGCTGACCTTTGTGAAAGGAGCCGTACAGGACGCTTCTTTTGCTCAGGTAGCGTCGTGGATCGTGAATGACCTCGCGGTGGGGGTGCGGGCAGGCGACGTGAAGGTGAAGGCCGCCGACCTCGCGCCGCTGGCCCGGATGCTGGCAGAGGACAAAATCACCACCCGCGTGGCCCGCGACGCGCTGGCCCGCGCCGCCGCTTCCGGTGACGCGCCCGCCGCCATCATCGAGCGCGAGGGCCTGAACGCGGGCCTCAGCGACGAGGACTTGCAAAAAGCCATTGAGGCCGTGCTGAACGCCAACTTGGATAAGGTAGAAGCTTACCGTGGCGGCAAAACCGCCCTGATGGGCTTCTTCACCGGGCAGGTCATGCGCTCCACAGGTGGGAAGGCCCAGCCGCAGAAAGTGGCGGAGGCGTTAAAAGCCGCCCTGGAAGGGTGA
- a CDS encoding malate dehydrogenase: MTMKQPVRVAVTGAAGQIGYSLLFRIASGDMLGKDQPVILQLLEITPALKALNGVVMELRDCAFPLLHDVVMTDDPEVAFKDADYALLVGAMPRKAGMERGDLLGANGGIFKPQGEAINKVAKRDIKVVVVGNPANTNALIAQQNAPDIDPRQFTALVRLDHNRALSQLAEKTGAAVKDIKNVTIWGNHSSTQYPDLSQTTVNGQPALEQVDRSWYESEYIPTVAKRGAAIIEARGASSAASAAGAAIDHMRDWALGTQEGEWTSMAIPSDGSYGIPEGLIYGFPVRIKGGQYEIVQGLEVSDFSRGKMDATAKELEEEREEVRKLGLVK, from the coding sequence ATGACGATGAAACAACCCGTCCGCGTCGCCGTGACCGGAGCCGCCGGTCAGATCGGGTACAGCCTCTTGTTCCGCATTGCCAGCGGGGACATGCTCGGCAAAGACCAGCCCGTGATTCTGCAACTGCTGGAAATTACCCCCGCGCTGAAAGCCCTGAACGGCGTGGTCATGGAGCTGCGCGACTGCGCTTTCCCGCTGCTGCACGACGTGGTCATGACCGACGACCCCGAAGTGGCCTTCAAGGACGCCGACTACGCCCTGCTGGTGGGCGCCATGCCCCGCAAGGCCGGCATGGAGCGCGGTGACCTGCTGGGCGCCAACGGCGGCATCTTCAAGCCGCAGGGCGAAGCGATCAACAAGGTCGCCAAGCGCGACATCAAGGTGGTCGTGGTCGGCAACCCCGCCAACACCAACGCCCTGATCGCCCAGCAGAACGCGCCCGACATCGATCCCCGGCAGTTCACGGCGCTGGTGCGCCTCGACCACAACCGCGCCCTCTCGCAACTGGCCGAGAAGACCGGCGCCGCGGTCAAGGACATCAAGAACGTCACCATCTGGGGCAACCACTCCTCGACGCAGTACCCGGACCTCTCGCAGACCACCGTGAACGGCCAGCCCGCCCTGGAGCAGGTCGACCGCAGCTGGTACGAGTCCGAGTACATTCCCACCGTCGCCAAGCGCGGCGCGGCCATTATCGAGGCGCGCGGAGCAAGCAGCGCCGCTTCCGCTGCGGGCGCCGCCATCGACCACATGCGCGACTGGGCGCTGGGCACCCAGGAAGGCGAGTGGACGAGCATGGCGATTCCCTCGGACGGCAGCTACGGCATCCCCGAGGGCCTCATCTACGGCTTCCCGGTGCGCATCAAAGGCGGCCAGTACGAGATCGTGCAGGGCCTGGAAGTCAGCGACTTCAGCCGCGGCAAGATGGACGCCACCGCCAAGGAACTGGAAGAGGAACGCGAAGAAGTGCGTAAACTCGGCCTGGTCAAGTAA